The Nyctibius grandis isolate bNycGra1 chromosome 29, bNycGra1.pri, whole genome shotgun sequence genome window below encodes:
- the PHKA1 gene encoding phosphorylase b kinase regulatory subunit alpha, skeletal muscle isoform, whose protein sequence is MRSRSNSGVRLDGYARLVQQTILRHQDAVTGLLPASADHRDAWVRDNVYSILAVWGLGLAYRKNADRDEDKAKAYELEQSVVKLMRGLLQCMMRQVDKVEAFKYSQSTRDSLHAKYNTHTCATVVGDHEWGHLQMDATSLYLLVLAQMTASGLHIIHSLDEVNFIQNLVFYIEAAYKTADFGIWERGDKTNQGITELNASSVGMAKAALEALDELDLFGAKGGPQSVIRVLSDEVQHCQSILHSMLPRASTSKEVDASVLSVISYPAFAVEDSELVEITKQEIITKLQGRYGCCRFLRDGYRTPKEDPNRSYYEPAELKLFENIECEWPLFWAYLMIDGIFSGNMEQVQEYREALEGILIKGKNGVCLMPELYSVPPEKVDEEYRNPHTVDRIPMGKLPLMWGQSLYILGCLMAEGFLAPGEIDPLNRRFATVPKPDVVVQVCILAETEGIKAVLRKEGIDVETVADVYPIRVQPARILSHIYARLGRNKQMCLTGRPYRHMGVLGTSKLYKIRKNIFTFTPEFIDQQHFYLALDNKMIVEMLRTDLSYLCSRWRMTGRPTITFPISHTMLDETGSSVHPTVLATLRKLQDGYFGGARIQTGKLSEFLTTSCRTHLSFMDPGPEADTYDEVAQYLDHLLQRTVPQSNLPPTAQRGGLSRFRAAVHTTRDLMSLASKAKDLHVQNVGMYVPSKIFQASQQSVKLLSSPHQHDMEGKSHALYAEMNLPRDDDGNVDCKALVDQLRICPTLQEQADILYMLHILKGPEWHTGLDSEPGPTVKELLTELYVRVGDTRQWALIRYISGILKKKVEALDEACTDLLSHQKHLTVGLPPEPREKTISAPIPYEKLVRLIDEASEKNLSVSILTQEIMVYLAMYIRTQPALFAEMFRIRIGLIIQVMATELAHFLRCSAREATENLMNLSPSDMKNLLYHILSGKEFGVEKSAKSVDSSLTTAISICEVGAVGATKPERAGIVRLKSEIKQQLDKRRQSLTGNKPLGLQSGDADLKSSLSTGHSELLGKGSFSSMLEDHGSKDSRQGQWQRRRRLDGALNRVPVGFYQKVWKVLQKCHGLSVEGFVLPSSTTREMTPGEMKFAVHVESVLNRVPQPEYRQLLVEAILVLTMLVDMEVHTIGGIIAVEKILQMANDLFYEEQKALGADDHMLEKDPTTGICSLLYDSAPSGRFGTMTYLSKSAAMYVYEFLPTDGCSMQ, encoded by the exons atgcgCAGCCGGAGCAACTCGGGCGTGCGGCTGGACGGCTACGCGCGCCTGGTGCAGCAGACCATCCTCCGGCACCAG GACGCGGTGACCGGCCTGCTCCCCGCCAGCGCCGACCACCGGGATGCCTGGGTGCGGGACAACGTCTACAGCATCCTGGCCGTGTGGGGGCTGGGCCTGGCCTACCGCAAGAACGCCGACCGCGACGAGGACAAGGCCAAGGCCTACGAGCTGGAGCAG AGTGTGGTGAAGCTGATGCGGGGGCTGCTCCAGTGCATGATGAGACAG GTGGACAAGGTGGAGGCGTTCAAGTACAGCCAGAGCACCAGGGACAGCCTGCATGCCAAGTACAACACCCACACCTGTGCCACTGTGGTGGGGGACCACGAGTGGGGTCATCTACAGATGGATGCCACCTCCCTCTACCTGCTCGTGCTGGCGCAAATGACGGCCTCAG GCCTCCACATAATTCACAGCCTGGATGAAGTCAACTTTATCCAGAACCTCGTGTTCTACATTGAAGCAGCCTACAAAACTGCG GACTTCGGGATATGGGAGCGAGGGGACAAGACAAACCAGGGCATCACCGAGTTGAATGCCAGCTCCGTTGGCATGGCCAAG GCTGCCCTGGAGGCACTGGATGAGCTGGATCTCTTTGGAGCAAAGGGAGGCCCGCAGTCGGTGATCCGGGTGCTGTCGGATGAGGTGCAGCACTGCCAG TCCATCCTCCACTCAATGCTGCCCAGGGCCTCCACGTCCAAGGAGGTGGACGCCAGCGTGCTCTCTGTCATCTCCTACCCAGCATTCGCTGTGGAGGACAGTGAGCTGGTGGAAATCACCAAGCAAGAGATCATCACGAAGTTACAg GGGCGCTATGGCTGCTGCCGCTTCCTCCGGGATGGATACAGGACCCCCAAAGAG GACCCCAACCGCTCCTACTATGAACCTGCTGAGCTGAAGCTGTTTGAGAACATCGAGTGTGAGTGGCCTCTCTTCTGGGCGTACTTGATGATTGATGGGATTTTCAGCGGAAACATGGAGCAG gTGCAGGAGTACCGGGAAGCCCTTGAGGGGATTCTCATCAAGGGGAAGAACGGAGTGTGCCTGATGCCAGAGCTGTACAGCGTCCCGCCGGAGAAG GTGGATGAGGAGTACAGGAACCCCCACACTGTGGACAGGATACCCATGGGCAAGCTGCCGCTCATGTGGGGGCAGTCCCTCTACATCCTGGGCTGCCTGATGGCCGAG GGGTTTCTAGCTCCTGGTGAAATAGATCCCCTCAACCGCCGGTTTGCAACTGTCCCCAAGCCCGATGTGGTGGTCCAAG TGTGCATCCTGGCAGAGACAGAGGGGATCAAGGCTGTCCTGAGGAAGGAGGGCATCGACGTGGAGACTGTGGCAGATGTCTACCCCATCAGAGTGCAGCCTGCTCGCATCCTCAGCCACATCTATGCCCGGCTAG GCCGCAACAAGCAGATGTGCCTGACGGGACGGCCCTACCGGCACATGGGCGTCCTTGGGACCTCCAAACTCTACAAAATCAGGAAGAATATCTTTACCTTTACCCCGGAG TTCATAGACCAGCAGCACTTCTACCTGGCTCTCGACAACAAGATGATTGTGGAGATGCTGAGGACAGACCTCTCATACCTCTGCAGCCGCTGGAGGATGACTGGGCGGCCAACCATCACCTTCCCCATCTCCCACACCATGCTCG ATGAAACTGGCAGCAGTGTGCACCCCACGGTGCTGGCAACGCTGCGGAAGCTGCAGGACGGGTATTTCGGTGGTGCAAG GATCCAGACGGGTAAGTTGTCGGAGTTCCTGACAACGTCGTGCCGAACGCACCTCAGCTTTATGGACCCTGGGCCAGAGG CGGACACGTACGACGAGGTTGCTCAGTACTTGGACCACCTGCTGCAGCGCACGGTTCCCCAGTCAAACCTCCCTCCTACCGCCCAGCGGGGAGGGCTGAGCCGCTTCCGGGCTGCTGTCCACACCACCCGCGACCTCATGTCCCTGGCGTCCAAGGCCAAGGACCTTCATGTCCAGA ATGTTGGGATGTACGTCCCCAGCAAGATCTTCCAGGCGTCCCAGCAGTCAGTCAAGCTGCTGAGTTCACCCCACCAGCACGACATGGAAGGGAAG AGCCACGCACTCTATGCAGAGATGAACCTGCCCCGTGATGACGATGGCAACGTGGACTGCAAGGCACTGGTGGACCAGCTGCGCATCTGCCCCACGCTGCAGGAACAAGCGGACATCCTCTACATGCTCCACATCCTCAA GGGGCCTGAGTGGCACACGGGGCTTGACAGCGAGCCTGGCCCCACCGTCAAGGAGCTCCTCACTGAGCTGTACGTGCGGGTGGGGGACACGCGCCAGTGGGCTCTGATCCGCTACATCTCTGGCATCCTCAAGAAGAAGGTGGAAGCTCTGGATGAG GCCTGCACTGACCTCCTGTCTCACCAGAAGCACTTGACAGTGGGACTGCCCCCAGAGCCACGCGAGAAGACGATCTCCGC CCCGATCCCCTACGAGAAGCTTGTTCGCCTCATTGATGAAGCCAGCGAGAAGAACCTCAGTGTGTCCATCCTCACCCAG GAGATCATGGTGTACTTGGCCATGTACATCCGCACACAGCCTGCACTCTTTGCTGAGATGTTCCGCATCCGCATTGGGCTCATCATCCAGGTGATGGCAACGGAGCTGGCGCACTTCCTGCGCTGCTCAG CTAGAGAAGCCACTGAGAACCTGATGAATCTCAGCCCGTCGGACATGAAGAACCTCCTCTACCACATCCTCTCTGGCAAGGAGTTTGGGGTGGAAAAGAGCG cGAAATCAGTCGACTCCTCGCTCACCACCGCTATCTCCATCTGTGAGGTGGGGGCTGTTGGGGCCACTAAGCCTGAGCGTGCTGGCATCGTCAGGCTGAAAAGTGAGATCAAACAG CAATTGGATAAACGTAGGCAGTCTCTGACTGGGAATAAG cCCCTCGGTTTGCAGTCTGGGGATGCTGACCTGAAGTCCTCTCTG TCCACTGGGCACTCGGAGCTGCTGGGCAAGGGCTCCTTTTCAAGCATGCTAGAAGACCACGGCAGCAAGGACAGCCGCCAGGGCCAGTGGCAGCGGAGGCGGCGGCTGGATGGGGCCCTTAACCGTGTCCCTGTGGGCTTCTACCAGAAGGTCTGGAAGGTCCTGCAGAAG TGCCATGGTCTCTCTGTGGAGGGCTTTGTTCTCCCCTCTTCAACAACCAGAGAG ATGACCCCAGGGGAAATGAAGTTTGCTGTGCATGTGGAGTCGGTCCTCAACCGCGTGCCCCAGCCAGAGTacaggcagctgctggtggaggCTATCTTAGTGCTCACCATGCTGGTCGACATGGAGGTGCACACCATTGGTGGCATCATAGCTGTGGAAAAGATCTTGCAGATGGCCAACGACCTCTTCTATGAGGAGCAG AAAGCCCTGGGTGCTGATGACCACATGCTGGAGAAGGATCCTACGACAGGCATCTGCAGCCTGCTGTACGACAGCGCGCCGAGCGGTCGGTTCGGCACCATGACCTACCTGTCCAAGTCGGCGGCCATGTACGTGTATGAGTTCCTGCCCACCGATGGCTGCTCCATGCAGTAG